The window CGTGTCCTTCTTCTTCATTGCGGATAATGCCAAGTGAGACAATCTGATTCATCGCACGTGTGGAAGCGTTAAACTCAACTGGCAGTGTGACAACTTGGAACAGAACGCCTACTGCCAGAAGTGCAATTCCAATTCCAAGCATAGAATTCATACTTGAGAAAATCAGTCCAATCATAATGAAAACCCAAGATGCATTGGAAGTGATACTTGCAACTGGTGCCAGACGATGGCGGAAACGCAGAAATGCATATGCTTCCTGATCTTGTATAGCATGACCTACTTCGTGGGCCGCAATTGCTGTACCCGCGACGGATGCTTCATAGAAATTATGTGTGGATAGTGCAACGATTTTCGTAAGCGGGTTATAATGATCACTTAGGAACCCTTTGCTTTCTACGACCTGTACATCTTGTAAACCATTTTTGTCGAGGATGAGACGAGCGACTTCCGCACCTGTCATACCTGATGAGGAACGTACCTTAGAATACTTTTTGTATGTGCTTTTCACTTTAAATTGGGCATAAAGCGGCAAAAGTATAATTGCACCCAAGTAAATCCAGAACATAATCAACTTCCTCCCTTTTCTCTATATACTTATTCTATAACGGTCTTACTGCAATCGCAACTTTTTACTATTACCATATAACAGCTTTCGTTCTCTTCTTCCAGACCCAATAAGCAAGTAAAATGCAGGCTATTGATAACCAGAATGTAAAGTACCCGATATGATCTATATGTTTCATCAAGTCATAATAAATCGGCATCTGACCGTAGACGTAATCGATAACATCGTTATGAAGTGTCCAAACCGCTGCGATTGCAATATGAATGAATGAAAATCTGTATAACGGACTGTATAGCACTGCCTGAAGCGCCATTGCAAAATGCGAGCCAATAAGCATCCAGCCCATCGGACCGATTGAACCATTTTCAACAAGCAACAATAAGTTCATGACAACTGCCCAAAGGCCATATTTAACAAGCGTGATGAGCGCTAGTGCCTCGATCATTTTGAAGTTCTTTCCGATTAACCAGCCTATGATAGCAAGCGTGAAGAATAGACTGGCGGTTGGACTGTCCGGTACAAAAATCCAGAACTTCGGCTCTGTGATTTCAAGCTGCCACATATACCAGTCATACCCGAACACCGTGCCGACCAAGTTCACAAATAACAGGATCCAAAGAAACGATTTACTGGATAGAACGAGCCAAATCTTTTGTATGAATAAACTCATGGGCACCTCTCCAAAATAACTTAATATGTATAGAACAAAAGCACAAGCGTCCTTAGGCGTTGGAATCGAAACGTGAAATATCACCTGTCGCAGATTATCCATAGTAGGAGATATTATAATTTCCTAAACTACAAAAAAAGAGTCAGTTTCCTGACTCTTTTTCGTTACTCGCTTTTCAAGCCTTCAATAAACTCGGCGAGTATTTGTAAATCTTCATCTGACCCTTCCCATGTTCCGGGAGGCATATCTCCAATACCATTATGAGCGATATCGATAATTTCGTCAGCTGTATGGCCAGTACCCACAAGCGGCTTACCGAGCCCACCTTGGAATGCATCTCCGTGACAACCGATACAAGATGCTGCAGCGTAGATTTGATAGCCTTCAGATTCAGTGTCGAACTCAACTTCTTCAACAATTGCACCTTGTATTTTCTGTTTATCCCAGTCGTGGTTCACATATGATTCCCATGTCAAATAGAAGAGTGCTGCAAATGCAAGAAGCATGAATGCAGTAGGAAGCGGACGTTTAATTGCTCGGCGCTCCTTCGTAGTGTCCATAAACGGAACAAGCATCAATGCGCCGAATGCTAGACCCGGCATGATAATAGCACCAATAATATTAAACGGTCCTGAAGCAAACTGATATTTCAACAATTGATACATCGATAGGAAGTACCAGTCCGGAACGGGCATGTACATCGTATCTGTCGGGTCCGCTTGACGTTCAAGCGGTGACGGATGAGCAACTGTCAATATTAAATATCCAATAAGGAAAACCGCACCAATCAGCCATTCTTTCAAAAGGAAGTTAGGCCAGAAGGCTTCCGTTTTACCCGGATATTCTGAGTAATCTTTCGGGACGTTCGGCATTTTGTTAGTAGCCTTAATGCGCGAATCTCCGACAAATTTCATCCCTTTTCCGCGGTGCATAATGTCCCCTCCTTATTAAATTCATTGGACGCCGGTCAATCTTATAGCGGTCCTGAAATACCTTGTCTTCTGATCATGATAAAGTGTGCTGCAAGCAACCCAAGCAAAGCAGCCGGTAAGAAGAATACATGAATCGCGAAGAAACGTGTTAGTGTTTGTGCACCGAGAATCGTTGAGTCCCCCGCAAGGAGTACCTTAATCGCCTCGCCGATGAACGGGACAGATGCAGCAATTTCAATTCCTACTTTCGTAGCGAACAATGCTTTCATATCCCATGGCAGTAGATAACCAGTGAATCCGAGACCAAGCATGACCATGAAGATCAATACTCCGACAACCCAATTCAATTCACGTGGTTTCTTATATGAGCCTGTAAAGAATACACGCAGTGTATGTAGGAACATCATCACGATAACAAGTGACGCTCCCCAGTGATGCATCCCACGCACAATTTCACCGAATGCTACTTCATTCTGAAGGTAATAAACGGATTTCCATGCATTTTCAATGTCCGGTGTGTAATACATTGTAAGGAACATACCAGAAAGGATCTGGATGACAGTAATGAAAAATGTCAGTCCCCCGAAACAATAGATGAATGCGGAAAAATGATGTGCAGGGTTTACGTGCTCAGGTACTTCGTGGTCAGCGATATCGCGCCAAATCGGGGTGATATCCAACCGTTCGTCAACCCAATCATAAATTTTATTTAGCACTTCGGTCGTACCCCCTTACATTTTTAAACTAATGTGTTCGGTTTTGTTTTTCCGAGAAACAGGTATCCGTCTTCGACTTTAACGTCAAATTCGTCAAGTGGTCCAAGCGGTGGTGTTCCTTTTACGTTTTCACCATTTTTCATATAACGTCCTGCGTGGCATGGACAGTAAAATTGATCTGGGTGCTTTTCATCACCGCTCCAGTTTACTGTACAACCAAGGTGTTTACAGACAGGAGAAAGCGCGATGACCGTATCACCATTCTTATAAACCCAGGCAGTATTCGACACATCGGATTTATACCAAGCATCTTTTCGATCTTTGATAGTGAAATCGATACGAATCGGCGTTTCCGATAGCTCGTCCACTTTGTGTTGAGTAGGGATGAAATCACCTTCATCTTTCGTCTGCAACACAGGGTCGATTGCAAAACGGGCCATCGGCATCAACATACCAGAAGCCATGAATCCACCAACACCCATAAGTGTGTAGCTCATGAATTGGCGTCTTGACACTTTCTTGCTCATCATTTTCCCTCCTCTTACTTAAAGGTCAGTCCAACGGACATTCTTTTGCTAATTGTAATACTAGGACATATCTATGATATATCAATACTAAGGGAAATTCAATCATGCTTTCTGTACGGATGCAAGTTTGTGAACAAATATCGAATTTTACTGTTCTGACCACTTTTTTGTAAAGCGGGGTAGAACTTGCCGTAACTGATCTTCAATAATGGTTTTCCTTAATTGCGGTTCCATGTTTTCAAGCGGAATCGATGGCAGCCAGATCATTTCACCATCTATTTCAATGCTTGTCCAAGCAGAATCCGTTGTCAAGAAAAATATATGTTTAAATGGTGCGGTAGAAAGGTCGCGAGACAGAGTTTCAGCCATTTCCGTCAAATTCATTGACTGCGTGTAAGCAAATGGAGGCATTAGCATCATGCGCCCTTTAAATTGAGTTTCGATAAACGTCGTAAGATGTCTCAGAAACTCGGAAGATGACGTGCTACTTTTCATGTTTCCCGGGTCTGTCTCTACTTTAAGCAAGGGCACAATAAGTGTATCGATATATTCTTTCTGTTGCAAATATGTATCCATATCTTGCGCAGTCCAGTTCATTCCAAAATTGCCTCCTTGTGAAATCAGTAAAGGACTCCACCGTATTGGGTGGAGTCATTAATTCTTCGATACCTTCATGTCATTCAACAGTGCAGATAATGCGATGAACCGTTCCTTGTCATTTGTGTCAAGAGCTTCATCCACCCTTTTCATAAGCATATCAACGGTCATCAATGCAACACTTTCCTCAAGTAATTGCTCAGCAATCTTCCGATCACCTTCACTTACTTGTAGATAATCCGGAAGAAAAGGATTTTCCTCCCGAACACTTGCATACTCCGGGCAAGAATGACTGTTTGAAAAATTAAGTTGTATATACATTTTATCATCTGGATGAAGTCTTAAGTCATGGAATGATTTTTCGGCATCAGCAGTCATTAAATTCCCTTTGTAAAAACGGAATGGAATGCTCTCCGAACCTGTTGTTGACATTACCATCGCCCTTGGACAGTAATGTGCTTCATCCGTAAAGTGGACGTTTTGCAGTAGGTGTTCATGGCTTAGAAGGTAATTCAAAATCCACACACATTCACGGCGCTTCAATTTGTACCGCTTTAAGAACCATCGCACAAAGTCCTTTTTAGCAGCGACAGGAATCATGGCCGTCATGTCACACCTCCTCGTCATTTTGTGCTTCTAGAAAAGCTCTCCAATACTCATCATCAGGAACCATTTCAACCAATTCCTTGACTATTTTGAGGGCTTCATCACGTTTTCCTTCTTCAAGAAGAAATCTCGCGAAGTTTCCAAGAAAATCATGATCATCCTTCATGCCAATATATGCCTTGCCATAGGATTCGTATGCATCATCATATTGTTCTTCACGTTCGTGTGCATACGCCATAAATGCATCCAATAATGGAATATCTACCTGATTATCTTTTGAGTACGAAAGAAGATCGAGCAATTCATGGCTTTGCTCCCTCTCATTATACAACGAAGCAAGCGTAATAAGTGCTTCGATGTACTCTGGATCAAGCACCAGTGCTTCTTTCAAATGCTCTTCTGCCTTTTCTGAGAGACCAAGCTTTAATGCTGATTTACCAGCAGTCAATTGAAGTTCCTTGTCAAATTCGTCCCTACGGATTCCATCTTTGAACATATCGTAAGCTCTTTGATCATCCCCCAGTACTGACAACGACTGTCCTGCGAGCATATAAGCAGAAAAATAATCTGGATCCATCTCAATTAAATCGTCTAACAGTGTGACAGCCCTTTCTGCATTTCCACATTGAAAGTAAGCAAATGCCGCACCGAAAAGTGTATCCGGCAAGACGTTATCTTCCAACATTTCTTCGTAATATGGAATTGCTTCTTCGTAAGCCGCACCGGCGCTATACGTTTCCGCCAGCCTTGATAAAATACGAATGCCGCCGATTTCATCTGTTTCATCATGCAAATCGAGGTACATCCGCGCTGCCTCTCCATACTTCCCTGAATCAAGGAGCAGCTCTGCATATGCGAACCGAATGACAGGCTCATGCGGTACAAGTTCATGGGCTTCCTTAATCTTCGCTAGCGCTGCTTCCGCCATTCCAGACATCTGATAATAATCCGCTAACGCCAATAGAGCTTGAACATATTCTTCGTCATCTGGACGCACATCTGTGAGAAGTAAAAGGGCTTCATCTTCTTCTCCAAGCTCCAGCAACGTGCCGGCACGGTCAATTTTCAGCTGTGCTTCATCCGGCAGATGGAGGCGCAATGTTTCATATAGACGATCAGCCTCCCCCATGAATCCATAGCTTGCAAATAGGTCTGCTGCTTCATAAAGTAAATCAAAATCGGTCGACCCACTTAACTGATCAATAACGCCAGTGAGTATTTCAACATCACCTTCTAAGATATTTCGTTCAATTTCTTCTAACTGTCCCATATTTTCACCTGTTCTTTCACAATGTATACATCAGTACGTTATCCTTTTGCATTTTTGGAGACTGTGAGCTTTTCAAGATCATCGAAAAATCCTGGATATGAAACGGCTATACATGCCGGATTTTCGATATGAATCGGCGATGATGCAACAAGTGCTGCAATTCCAGCCATCATACCCAGTCTATGATCACCGTAAGAAGCTAATGTCCCGCCAGAAAGCTTCGATGGACCATGAATAATCATGCCGTCGTCTGTCGCTTCAATATTGGCGCCAATCTTTTTTAATTCTGACGTCACAGCCGCAATTCTATCCGTCTCTTTGACCCGCAGTTCTCCAGCGTCTTTGATAATAGTCGTTCCTACTGCCTGCGTTGCCATTAGAGCAATAATAGGCAATTCATCAATCAATCGCGGTATGAGATTTCCACTGATTTCTGTCCCACGTAAGCCTTCGGTGGAAACGTTGACTGTGCCATATGGTTCACCTATCCCATCCACCTTTTCAAGAATTTCTACACGTGCCCCCATACTTTCGAGCACATCTATTATCCCTGTTCTTGTCGGGTTAAGCCCAACATTTGTAAATGTGACGGAACTTCCTTTGATCATTGCTGCCGCGGCCATGAAAAATGCTGCTGATGAAATATCACCTGGAACGATGACATCTGTCCCATGGAGCACATTCCCACCTTTAACATGTACTTTATTTCCATCAACCCGAATTTTTGCGCCAAATTGTAAGAGCATTCGTTCAGTATGGTCACGTGAAACGGTTTCCTCACTGATAGTAGTCGTCCCTTCCGCATTCAAGCCTGCAAATAAAATAGCTGATTTTACTTGCGCGCTTGCAACAGGCATCTCGTAGTCTATTGCTGAGAGTGTCACGCCAGTAATGGAAATCGGTAGCAGATTGCTGTCTGAGTCACCTGCTATGGATGCCCCCATCGACGCCAATGGCAGTGTAACCCTATTCATCGGTCGCTTAGACAATGATTCGTCTCCTGTTAAAACAGAGTTGATAGTTGAACCAGCAAGTATGCCAAGCATTAGACGTGCTGTAGTCCCTGAATTACCGGCATAGAGATTGTCGGCAGGAGTTTCCCATTCTTGCATTCCGGGGCTGTCTATCATAACGCTGGTGCCGTCCCTTTCAATTGATACGCCCAGCTGCCGAAAGATATCAATTGTATGCAGACAATCTTCCCCGTCAAGGAATCCGGTGATTTGTGTTTGCCCTTTAGCGATGGAGCCAAGCATTACAGCCCGGTGTGATATTGACTTATCACCCGGAACTGCCATATCTCCCTGTAGTACAGGTTTAGTGAACTCCACTATTTTCGTTTCCACCAATAAAAGCCCCCCGTTCATACTATGTACATGCTAAAATTCATCGTTTTGGAAAGGGCAGATTTTGCCTGTTCCCGGTCATCAGCAGTTTGGAAGCTGATGACGAGTATCCCGAAGACATCCGTCCGTGTCTCAACGATTCGGATATTTGTCAAACTGATCAGTTCATCGGCAAGTATTTTTGTGATTTCAGAAATGATACCAGGATGATCCGGAACATCGATATGTAAATCGTAAGTCATATATAATGCACCTTGAGATGTGATCGGCAAGTCATCCCGAAACTGTTTCGCTCCTGCAAAATAATCATAGATTTCGGCGGGATCATTCGATTTTAGCATATTTCGAACATTTTCCATCT of the Sporosarcina sp. FSL K6-1508 genome contains:
- a CDS encoding zinc metallopeptidase — protein: MFWIYLGAIILLPLYAQFKVKSTYKKYSKVRSSSGMTGAEVARLILDKNGLQDVQVVESKGFLSDHYNPLTKIVALSTHNFYEASVAGTAIAAHEVGHAIQDQEAYAFLRFRHRLAPVASITSNASWVFIMIGLIFSSMNSMLGIGIALLAVGVLFQVVTLPVEFNASTRAMNQIVSLGIIRNEEEGHAKKVLSAAAMTYVAATAVAVLELVRLILIFTNRD
- a CDS encoding DUF1405 domain-containing protein translates to MSLFIQKIWLVLSSKSFLWILLFVNLVGTVFGYDWYMWQLEITEPKFWIFVPDSPTASLFFTLAIIGWLIGKNFKMIEALALITLVKYGLWAVVMNLLLLVENGSIGPMGWMLIGSHFAMALQAVLYSPLYRFSFIHIAIAAVWTLHNDVIDYVYGQMPIYYDLMKHIDHIGYFTFWLSIACILLAYWVWKKRTKAVIW
- a CDS encoding menaquinol-cytochrome c reductase cytochrome b/c subunit, encoding MHRGKGMKFVGDSRIKATNKMPNVPKDYSEYPGKTEAFWPNFLLKEWLIGAVFLIGYLILTVAHPSPLERQADPTDTMYMPVPDWYFLSMYQLLKYQFASGPFNIIGAIIMPGLAFGALMLVPFMDTTKERRAIKRPLPTAFMLLAFAALFYLTWESYVNHDWDKQKIQGAIVEEVEFDTESEGYQIYAAASCIGCHGDAFQGGLGKPLVGTGHTADEIIDIAHNGIGDMPPGTWEGSDEDLQILAEFIEGLKSE
- the qcrB gene encoding menaquinol-cytochrome c reductase cytochrome b subunit, which encodes MLNKIYDWVDERLDITPIWRDIADHEVPEHVNPAHHFSAFIYCFGGLTFFITVIQILSGMFLTMYYTPDIENAWKSVYYLQNEVAFGEIVRGMHHWGASLVIVMMFLHTLRVFFTGSYKKPRELNWVVGVLIFMVMLGLGFTGYLLPWDMKALFATKVGIEIAASVPFIGEAIKVLLAGDSTILGAQTLTRFFAIHVFFLPAALLGLLAAHFIMIRRQGISGPL
- a CDS encoding ubiquinol-cytochrome c reductase iron-sulfur subunit — encoded protein: MMSKKVSRRQFMSYTLMGVGGFMASGMLMPMARFAIDPVLQTKDEGDFIPTQHKVDELSETPIRIDFTIKDRKDAWYKSDVSNTAWVYKNGDTVIALSPVCKHLGCTVNWSGDEKHPDQFYCPCHAGRYMKNGENVKGTPPLGPLDEFDVKVEDGYLFLGKTKPNTLV
- a CDS encoding YpiF family protein, whose protein sequence is MNWTAQDMDTYLQQKEYIDTLIVPLLKVETDPGNMKSSTSSSEFLRHLTTFIETQFKGRMMLMPPFAYTQSMNLTEMAETLSRDLSTAPFKHIFFLTTDSAWTSIEIDGEMIWLPSIPLENMEPQLRKTIIEDQLRQVLPRFTKKWSEQ
- a CDS encoding ReoY family proteolytic degradation factor; translation: MTAMIPVAAKKDFVRWFLKRYKLKRRECVWILNYLLSHEHLLQNVHFTDEAHYCPRAMVMSTTGSESIPFRFYKGNLMTADAEKSFHDLRLHPDDKMYIQLNFSNSHSCPEYASVREENPFLPDYLQVSEGDRKIAEQLLEESVALMTVDMLMKRVDEALDTNDKERFIALSALLNDMKVSKN
- a CDS encoding tetratricopeptide repeat protein, which produces MGQLEEIERNILEGDVEILTGVIDQLSGSTDFDLLYEAADLFASYGFMGEADRLYETLRLHLPDEAQLKIDRAGTLLELGEEDEALLLLTDVRPDDEEYVQALLALADYYQMSGMAEAALAKIKEAHELVPHEPVIRFAYAELLLDSGKYGEAARMYLDLHDETDEIGGIRILSRLAETYSAGAAYEEAIPYYEEMLEDNVLPDTLFGAAFAYFQCGNAERAVTLLDDLIEMDPDYFSAYMLAGQSLSVLGDDQRAYDMFKDGIRRDEFDKELQLTAGKSALKLGLSEKAEEHLKEALVLDPEYIEALITLASLYNEREQSHELLDLLSYSKDNQVDIPLLDAFMAYAHEREEQYDDAYESYGKAYIGMKDDHDFLGNFARFLLEEGKRDEALKIVKELVEMVPDDEYWRAFLEAQNDEEV
- the aroA gene encoding 3-phosphoshikimate 1-carboxyvinyltransferase gives rise to the protein METKIVEFTKPVLQGDMAVPGDKSISHRAVMLGSIAKGQTQITGFLDGEDCLHTIDIFRQLGVSIERDGTSVMIDSPGMQEWETPADNLYAGNSGTTARLMLGILAGSTINSVLTGDESLSKRPMNRVTLPLASMGASIAGDSDSNLLPISITGVTLSAIDYEMPVASAQVKSAILFAGLNAEGTTTISEETVSRDHTERMLLQFGAKIRVDGNKVHVKGGNVLHGTDVIVPGDISSAAFFMAAAAMIKGSSVTFTNVGLNPTRTGIIDVLESMGARVEILEKVDGIGEPYGTVNVSTEGLRGTEISGNLIPRLIDELPIIALMATQAVGTTIIKDAGELRVKETDRIAAVTSELKKIGANIEATDDGMIIHGPSKLSGGTLASYGDHRLGMMAGIAALVASSPIHIENPACIAVSYPGFFDDLEKLTVSKNAKG